A window of Apium graveolens cultivar Ventura chromosome 8, ASM990537v1, whole genome shotgun sequence contains these coding sequences:
- the LOC141676697 gene encoding transcription factor MYB74-like produces the protein MGRSPCCDKNGLKKGPWTPEEDQKLMDYIQKNGYGNWRTLPKNAGLQRCGKSCRLRWTNYLRPDIKRGRFSLEEEETIIQLHSVLGNKWSTIAARLPGRTDNEIKNYWNTNIRKKLLRNGIDPVTHNPRLDLLDLSSFFTSSLYNASQVMNLLSASRSLGSHPNLVNSDNFLPSSCQNIQNFLSADNNIGNLENVSLRPSQTQEMLPFSNELMEPNTNQFTSFGTQLNDWQCSEMGSNVNYGYYGSGQENSGFGSNNSNNNFSYASVMSTPESASPLNLNSVEDETEMNMFNFQDVYLGY, from the exons ATGGGAAGATCACCTTGTTGTGACAAGAATGGGTTAAAGAAGGGGCCTTGGACCCCGGAAGAAGATCAAAAACTTATGGATTACATTCAGAAGAATGGCTATGGGAATTGGAGGACTCTTCCCAAGAATGCTG GTCTACAAAGGTGTGGAAAGAGCTGCAGGCTTAGATGGACGAATTATTTACGTCCTGATATAAAAAGAGGACGATTTTCTTTGGAAGAAGAAGAAACAATAATTCAGCTGCATAGTGTTCTGGGAAACAA GTGGTCGACAATTGCAGCTCGTTTGCCAGGAAGAACAGACAATGAAATCAAGAACTACTGGAACACAAACATTAGAAAAAAACTTCTCCGAAATGGTATTGATCCGGTTACTCATAATCCTCGCCTCGATCTTCTTGATCTTTCCTCTTTCTTTACCTCATCTCTCTACAACGCATCTCAAGTCATGAACTTATTATCGGCCTCGAGGTCATTAGGCTCCCACCCTAATCTCGTCAACTCGGATAATTTTCTACCGTCTAGCTGCCAAAACATACAAAATTTTCTTTCCGCGGATAATAACATCGGTAATCTGGAAAATGTCTCGCTACGGCCTAGCCAAACTCAAGAGATGCTACCATTTTCGAATGAGTTGATGGAGCCCAATACGAATCAGTTTACGAGTTTTGGCACACAATTAAATGATTGGCAATGCAGTGAAATGGGGTCGAATGTGAACTACGGGTATTACGGATCGGGTCAAGAGAACTCGGGTTTTGGAtccaacaacagcaacaacaatttcagCTATGCATCAGTGATGTCAACACCTGAATCTGCAAGTCCATTGAATTTGAATTCTGTTGAAGATGAGACGGAAATGAACATGTTCAATTTTCAGGATGTGTATCTTGGGTATTAA